A DNA window from Patescibacteria group bacterium contains the following coding sequences:
- a CDS encoding cysteine synthase family protein, which yields MYKNILETIGNTPLVKINKLNPNPKVNIYAKIEGANPGGSIKDRVALKMIEQAEAAGKLTAGKIIIEATSGNTGIALAMIGVVKGYKVEIIISKAVSIERIKMIKAFGAKVILTNPTKGTDGAIMQVKESVKRYPEKYFQPDQFSNKYNKIAHYETTAQEIWKQTKGKIDYFVAAIGTSGTLMGVSAYLKKYNPKVKIVSAEPTKGHYIQGLKNMREALIPAIYDRKKLDEIIMIDTEQAFEVARQIIKKEGIFVGMSSGAAMLASQKVAKKIKSGNIVTIFPDRGEKYLSTKLFAKV from the coding sequence ATGTATAAAAATATTTTAGAGACAATCGGCAATACTCCATTAGTAAAAATCAACAAACTAAATCCTAATCCAAAAGTTAATATTTATGCCAAAATTGAAGGAGCTAATCCTGGCGGAAGTATTAAAGACAGGGTTGCCTTAAAAATGATTGAGCAAGCAGAAGCCGCGGGTAAATTGACTGCAGGCAAAATAATAATTGAGGCGACTTCAGGCAACACGGGTATTGCTTTGGCTATGATTGGGGTAGTTAAGGGGTATAAAGTAGAGATAATTATAAGTAAAGCAGTGTCAATTGAACGAATAAAAATGATAAAAGCTTTTGGCGCTAAAGTAATCTTAACAAATCCTACTAAAGGAACTGATGGGGCGATAATGCAGGTTAAAGAGTCGGTTAAAAGATATCCAGAAAAGTATTTTCAACCGGATCAATTCTCTAATAAATATAACAAAATCGCTCATTATGAAACTACGGCTCAAGAAATTTGGAAACAAACTAAAGGAAAGATTGATTATTTTGTAGCGGCAATTGGCACTTCCGGTACACTAATGGGTGTTTCTGCTTATCTAAAAAAGTATAATCCCAAAGTTAAAATCGTTAGCGCGGAGCCAACTAAGGGCCATTATATTCAAGGATTAAAGAACATGCGAGAAGCTTTGATACCGGCTATTTATGACCGCAAAAAACTTGACGAGATTATTATGATTGACACAGAACAAGCATTTGAAGTGGCGCGACAAATTATTAAAAAAGAGGGAATTTTCGTTGGGATGAGCAGCGGGGCAGCTATGCTGGCTAGTCAAAAAGTTGCTAAGAAAATCAAAAGCGGGAATATTGTTACTATCTTTCCGGACCGTGGTGAAAAATATTTAAGCACTAAATTATTTGCTAAGGTTTAA
- a CDS encoding magnesium transporter CorA family protein: MENIKIIEHNNSTWINIANPGEKELGFLASNFDFHEHDLKDCLPPLQRPKLIERDDYLFAVLQFPVYDRKTKKTYASEVDFFILADKLITVHSDELQPIIKLFELCQTNEAMRAKLFCHTSSRLLYELLDKLLLYCFPMLNHISWDIDRVEKKIFGEFNRQTIGEILNIKRNIVYFRKSMQAHKNVYKKLIRDSETIYPRENLAPYFSELIEYTKEIWDLLENYKDSISALYETHESLTNFRLSNIMKTLTIFSVIVFPLTLLAAIFGMNTLGAMPFADHPYGFWFIVMVMAVGSVAMYMYFKRKKWI; the protein is encoded by the coding sequence ATGGAAAACATAAAAATTATAGAACACAACAATTCAACCTGGATTAACATCGCCAATCCCGGTGAAAAAGAGCTGGGCTTTTTGGCTAGCAACTTTGATTTTCATGAGCATGATTTAAAAGACTGCTTGCCGCCCCTGCAACGACCAAAGCTAATTGAACGCGATGATTATCTTTTTGCTGTTCTTCAGTTTCCCGTATATGACCGGAAAACAAAAAAAACCTACGCCTCGGAGGTTGACTTTTTTATCCTGGCTGACAAATTAATTACTGTTCACAGTGACGAGCTCCAACCGATTATAAAACTTTTTGAACTCTGCCAAACGAACGAAGCTATGCGGGCAAAACTTTTCTGTCATACCTCTTCTCGTCTTCTTTACGAACTTTTGGATAAACTCTTGCTTTATTGTTTCCCCATGCTTAATCACATTAGCTGGGATATTGACCGGGTAGAAAAAAAGATTTTTGGCGAATTCAACCGGCAAACAATCGGTGAGATATTAAACATCAAACGAAACATTGTTTACTTTAGAAAATCCATGCAGGCCCATAAAAATGTTTACAAAAAATTAATTAGAGACTCCGAAACCATTTATCCTCGTGAAAATCTTGCTCCTTATTTCTCTGAACTAATCGAATACACCAAAGAAATTTGGGATTTGCTGGAAAATTATAAAGACTCAATCAGCGCTCTCTACGAAACGCATGAATCCTTGACAAATTTCCGCTTGAGTAATATCATGAAAACCTTAACAATCTTTTCCGTAATTGTCTTCCCCCTGACTTTGCTTGCGGCAATATTCGGTATGAACACTCTGGGCGCTATGCCGTTTGCTGACCACCCGTATGGTTTCTGGTTCATCGTTATGGTTATGGCTGTCGGCTCGGTTGCTATGTATATGTATTTCAAAAGAAAAAAATGGATTTAA